The proteins below come from a single Miscanthus floridulus cultivar M001 chromosome 1, ASM1932011v1, whole genome shotgun sequence genomic window:
- the LOC136524417 gene encoding uncharacterized protein isoform X2 translates to MENMRYAEELVREFLVFRGFTGTLQAYESELSTEIGRNFQADKIVDLVFSEYVPKYQLDRLVGLFAFFKQCFMSPVDTELFSTLVKLELSALSNYLMQKRGDWLAWFAIPYIKNPSLDPQFRVYFSKEWLDTLVLSFRNFLSGIFNDTRIPALMRISSEKNTIKSLKNDIKQLNNKLAELQASLEAKEDEISQLRRNYNSVGYGNKNVVGTSTAGSPHEEISENYEESSASSSMIQGFDSRSSSSVKSYTRGGKFHESSEISHTEDEQVLVTEEDFPEVKVDFQETFLGHNSSISRCRFSASGSNIASSSIDGTVRIWTYDSSTPSSRNATIYCGSEVSALSWECRSDRLLLIGTANGGIKAWNADAKRVVCDLSTSRDFPSILDLKCSPVEPVFVSAAASRRHGSTTFERTGFANLTVWHMKTWKPLTVLPLGEDPPAITSLCFNHNGKILAASATDGMIHMFDMSAGLPITGWPAHDSPVSSVLFGPAETSIFSLGSDGKIFEWSLHNQGQILWSRDCSRFCNPESFKTRMHEIALDSNGKRLLVTSGLVRAPIYQVQGHESGLRTLPHSSSITSVDWHPTLPMYIAGSADHSVRVTSIL, encoded by the exons ATGGAGAACATGCGTTATGCTGAGGAGCTCGTGAGGGAGTTTCTAGTTTTCAGGGGTTTCACAGGTACGCTGCAAGCGTATGAGTCAGAGTTGTCTACTGAGATCGGCAGGAACTTTCAAGCAGATAAGATCGTGGATTTGGTGTTCTCAGAGTATGTACCGAAATACCAACTGGACAGGTTGGTCGGTCTGTTTGCCTTTTTCAAGCAGTGTTTCATGTCACCTGTGGACACAGAGCTGTTCTCAACCCTTGTTAAGTTGGAGCTGTCAGCATTAAG CAATTATCTAATGCAAAAGCGTGGAGATTGGCTGGCATGGTTTG CTATTCCATATATTAAGAACCCAAGCTTGGATCCGCAGTTCCGTGTATATTTCTCCAAAGAGTGGCTGGATACTTTGGTTCTCTCATTTAGGAATTTTTTGAGCGGGATATTCAATGATACT CGGATCCCAGCTCTTATGAGAATTAGTAGTGAAAAGAATACCATCAAATCCCTCAAGAATGACATAAAGCAACTGAACAATAAATTGGCAGAGCTACAAGCGTCCTTAGAGGCGAAGGAAGATGAAATCTCTCAGTTGAGGAG GAACTATAATAGTGTTGGTTATGGAAACAAGAATGTAGTTGGTACTAGCACAGCTGGTTCCCCTCATGAAGAGATATCAGAAAACTATGAAGAATCCTCGGCCTCAAGTAGCATGATACAGGGTTTTGATTCTCGGTCCTCAAGTTCAGTGAAATCTTATACAAGAGGTGGGAAATTCCATGAATCTTCTGAGATCAGCCATACAG AGGATGAGCAGGTTTTGGTGACTGAGGAAGATTTTCCTGAAGTAAAAGTGGATTTCCAG GAAACATTTTTAGGCCATAACAGTTCAATTAGCCGATGTCGATTTTCTGCATCTGGGTCAAATATTGCTAGTTCATCAATCGATGGTACAGTTAG GATTTGGACATATGATTCATCAACACCATCATCCAGAAATGCTACTATATACTGTGGGTCTGAAGTCAGTGCACTTTCTTGGGAATGCAGATCTGACAGATTG CTGCTCATAGGCACAGCTAATGGAGGAATTAAAGCTTGGAATGCTGATGCAAAGAGAGTTGTTTGCGACCTGAGTACATCTAGAGATTTTCCAAG CATCTTAGATTTGAAATGCAGCCCTGTTGAACCTGTGTTTGTCTCTGCAGCTGCATCAAGACG GCATGGATCAACTACATTTGAGAGAACAGGATTTGCCAACTTGACCGTGTGGCATATGAAAACATGGAAACCATTG ACAGTCCTCcctcttggtgaggatccacctGCTATTACTTCTCTTTGCTTCAATCACAATGGAAAAATTTTGGCAGCTTCTGCTACAGATGGAATGATTCACATGTTTG ACATGTCTGCTGGTCTTCCAATTACAGGATGGCCTGCCCATGATTCCCCTGTGAGCTCAGTTCTTTTTGGGCCAGCAGAAACTAGCATCTTCAGTTTAGGCTCAGATGGAAAG ATATTTGAATGGAGCTTGCACAATCAAGGTCAGATTCTTTGGTCAAGAGATTGCAGCAG ATTTTGCAATCCGGAGAGCTTTAAGACACGAATGCATGAAATAGCGTTGGATTCAAATGGCAAGAGGCTGCTGGTTACCTCCGGTTTGGTTCGGGCCCCAATATATCAG GTACAAGGCCATGAAAGTGGATTGAGGACACTACCGCACAGTTCATCTATCACAAGTGTGGATTGGCATCCAACACTGCCAATGTACATCGCTGGGTCTGCAGACCACTCTGTCCGGGTCACATCTATTTTATGA
- the LOC136524417 gene encoding uncharacterized protein isoform X1 codes for MENMRYAEELVREFLVFRGFTGTLQAYESELSTEIGRNFQADKIVDLVFSEYVPKYQLDRLVGLFAFFKQCFMSPVDTELFSTLVKLELSALRYYVINALKSGRQDKVIEFFGENSNYLMQKRGDWLAWFAIPYIKNPSLDPQFRVYFSKEWLDTLVLSFRNFLSGIFNDTRIPALMRISSEKNTIKSLKNDIKQLNNKLAELQASLEAKEDEISQLRRNYNSVGYGNKNVVGTSTAGSPHEEISENYEESSASSSMIQGFDSRSSSSVKSYTRGGKFHESSEISHTEDEQVLVTEEDFPEVKVDFQETFLGHNSSISRCRFSASGSNIASSSIDGTVRIWTYDSSTPSSRNATIYCGSEVSALSWECRSDRLLLIGTANGGIKAWNADAKRVVCDLSTSRDFPSILDLKCSPVEPVFVSAAASRRHGSTTFERTGFANLTVWHMKTWKPLTVLPLGEDPPAITSLCFNHNGKILAASATDGMIHMFDMSAGLPITGWPAHDSPVSSVLFGPAETSIFSLGSDGKIFEWSLHNQGQILWSRDCSRFCNPESFKTRMHEIALDSNGKRLLVTSGLVRAPIYQVQGHESGLRTLPHSSSITSVDWHPTLPMYIAGSADHSVRVTSIL; via the exons ATGGAGAACATGCGTTATGCTGAGGAGCTCGTGAGGGAGTTTCTAGTTTTCAGGGGTTTCACAGGTACGCTGCAAGCGTATGAGTCAGAGTTGTCTACTGAGATCGGCAGGAACTTTCAAGCAGATAAGATCGTGGATTTGGTGTTCTCAGAGTATGTACCGAAATACCAACTGGACAGGTTGGTCGGTCTGTTTGCCTTTTTCAAGCAGTGTTTCATGTCACCTGTGGACACAGAGCTGTTCTCAACCCTTGTTAAGTTGGAGCTGTCAGCATTAAGGTACTATGTTATTAATGCTTTGAAATCTGGAAGACAAGACAAAGTAATTGAATTCTTTGGTGAAAATAGCAATTATCTAATGCAAAAGCGTGGAGATTGGCTGGCATGGTTTG CTATTCCATATATTAAGAACCCAAGCTTGGATCCGCAGTTCCGTGTATATTTCTCCAAAGAGTGGCTGGATACTTTGGTTCTCTCATTTAGGAATTTTTTGAGCGGGATATTCAATGATACT CGGATCCCAGCTCTTATGAGAATTAGTAGTGAAAAGAATACCATCAAATCCCTCAAGAATGACATAAAGCAACTGAACAATAAATTGGCAGAGCTACAAGCGTCCTTAGAGGCGAAGGAAGATGAAATCTCTCAGTTGAGGAG GAACTATAATAGTGTTGGTTATGGAAACAAGAATGTAGTTGGTACTAGCACAGCTGGTTCCCCTCATGAAGAGATATCAGAAAACTATGAAGAATCCTCGGCCTCAAGTAGCATGATACAGGGTTTTGATTCTCGGTCCTCAAGTTCAGTGAAATCTTATACAAGAGGTGGGAAATTCCATGAATCTTCTGAGATCAGCCATACAG AGGATGAGCAGGTTTTGGTGACTGAGGAAGATTTTCCTGAAGTAAAAGTGGATTTCCAG GAAACATTTTTAGGCCATAACAGTTCAATTAGCCGATGTCGATTTTCTGCATCTGGGTCAAATATTGCTAGTTCATCAATCGATGGTACAGTTAG GATTTGGACATATGATTCATCAACACCATCATCCAGAAATGCTACTATATACTGTGGGTCTGAAGTCAGTGCACTTTCTTGGGAATGCAGATCTGACAGATTG CTGCTCATAGGCACAGCTAATGGAGGAATTAAAGCTTGGAATGCTGATGCAAAGAGAGTTGTTTGCGACCTGAGTACATCTAGAGATTTTCCAAG CATCTTAGATTTGAAATGCAGCCCTGTTGAACCTGTGTTTGTCTCTGCAGCTGCATCAAGACG GCATGGATCAACTACATTTGAGAGAACAGGATTTGCCAACTTGACCGTGTGGCATATGAAAACATGGAAACCATTG ACAGTCCTCcctcttggtgaggatccacctGCTATTACTTCTCTTTGCTTCAATCACAATGGAAAAATTTTGGCAGCTTCTGCTACAGATGGAATGATTCACATGTTTG ACATGTCTGCTGGTCTTCCAATTACAGGATGGCCTGCCCATGATTCCCCTGTGAGCTCAGTTCTTTTTGGGCCAGCAGAAACTAGCATCTTCAGTTTAGGCTCAGATGGAAAG ATATTTGAATGGAGCTTGCACAATCAAGGTCAGATTCTTTGGTCAAGAGATTGCAGCAG ATTTTGCAATCCGGAGAGCTTTAAGACACGAATGCATGAAATAGCGTTGGATTCAAATGGCAAGAGGCTGCTGGTTACCTCCGGTTTGGTTCGGGCCCCAATATATCAG GTACAAGGCCATGAAAGTGGATTGAGGACACTACCGCACAGTTCATCTATCACAAGTGTGGATTGGCATCCAACACTGCCAATGTACATCGCTGGGTCTGCAGACCACTCTGTCCGGGTCACATCTATTTTATGA